The following coding sequences are from one Aeromicrobium duanguangcaii window:
- the ychF gene encoding redox-regulated ATPase YchF: MALTIGIVGLPNAGKSTLFNALTKNDVLAANYPFATIEPNVGVVGVPDPRLEKLAEIFGSERILPATVEFVDIAGIVRGASEGEGMGNKFLSHIRDSDAICQVTRVFRDEDVTHVDGDVNPASDIETISIELILADLQTVEKALPRLDKESRKDKSLAAQFEEAKKAKEALEAGTGVRNAGLDLELLRDLHLLTAKRFLYVFNCDIDELSDEDLKAKMREIVAPAEAVFLDAKSEAELVELGDDEEAEQMRAEMLAELGIEEPGLDQLARVGFSTLGLQTYLTAGPKESRAWTIKKGATAPEAAGVIHTDFQKGFIKAEIVSFDDLVAAGSMNEAKAAGKVRMEGKDYVMADGDVVEFRFNV, translated from the coding sequence GTGGCCCTCACCATCGGAATCGTCGGACTTCCCAATGCCGGCAAGTCGACCCTGTTCAACGCCCTGACCAAGAACGACGTGCTCGCCGCGAACTACCCGTTCGCGACGATCGAGCCGAACGTCGGCGTGGTCGGTGTGCCCGATCCGCGGCTGGAGAAGCTGGCCGAGATCTTCGGCTCCGAGCGGATCCTGCCCGCCACCGTCGAGTTCGTGGACATCGCCGGCATCGTCCGCGGTGCGTCCGAGGGCGAGGGCATGGGCAACAAGTTCCTGTCCCACATCCGTGACTCCGACGCGATCTGCCAGGTCACCCGCGTGTTCCGCGACGAGGACGTCACGCACGTCGACGGCGATGTGAACCCCGCGAGCGACATCGAGACCATCTCGATCGAGCTGATCCTGGCCGACCTGCAGACCGTCGAGAAGGCGCTGCCGCGACTCGACAAGGAGTCGCGCAAGGACAAGTCCCTCGCGGCCCAGTTCGAGGAGGCAAAGAAGGCCAAGGAGGCCCTCGAGGCCGGCACCGGCGTGCGCAACGCCGGACTCGACCTCGAGCTGCTGCGCGACCTGCACCTGCTGACCGCCAAGCGCTTCCTCTATGTCTTCAACTGCGACATCGACGAGCTGTCCGACGAGGACCTCAAGGCCAAGATGCGCGAGATCGTCGCCCCCGCCGAGGCCGTCTTCCTCGACGCCAAGAGCGAGGCCGAGCTGGTCGAGCTGGGCGACGACGAGGAGGCCGAGCAGATGCGCGCCGAGATGCTCGCCGAGCTGGGCATCGAGGAGCCCGGCCTCGACCAGCTGGCCCGCGTCGGCTTCTCGACCCTCGGCCTGCAGACCTACCTGACGGCGGGTCCGAAGGAGTCGCGCGCCTGGACGATCAAGAAGGGCGCCACCGCCCCCGAGGCCGCCGGTGTCATCCACACCGACTTCCAGAAGGGCTTCATCAAGGCCGAGATCGTGTCGTTCGACGACCTGGTCGCCGCCGGCTCGATGAACGAGGCCAAGGCCGCCGGCAAGGTCCGCATGGAGGGCAAGGACTACGTCATGGCCGACGGCGACGTGGTGGAGTTCCGCTTCAACGTCTGA
- a CDS encoding Abi family protein: MTSSAPVRIHPDWVSPQRFAEYEKAAGGDEELASRLYEWNARASSALFEMIHHFEVLLRNAIVRQLELDGPTPLLPPGTPWVQGAKQVIEVERRLTQLGKIPTAGRVYSGLTFGFWKSMFENDYEELWRHSLKFVFRHSRADRPVILAYLESLNRLRNRIAHHGSLVELDVRGEVQKIIRLAGWIDPDAGRWMSSLEQVNAVSQVRPIKPPRNVILVPASEAWELYANLKQNVYVFPAGRSVRVVDHLAFYADQEVKPVVPKILHWFDAIDWSKQNASRLAKTGDPFDKIVAGAISTTKTKKPRVWGDSVYQVFVLSGPRDSETQSLPAAITHSRRGRGSAFAKGQRYHAMSELLTARDTADLALP; encoded by the coding sequence ATGACTTCGAGTGCCCCCGTTCGCATCCATCCCGACTGGGTGTCCCCGCAGCGCTTCGCCGAGTACGAGAAGGCGGCCGGCGGAGATGAGGAGCTCGCGAGTCGTCTTTACGAGTGGAACGCGCGTGCCTCCTCTGCTCTGTTCGAGATGATTCACCACTTCGAGGTCCTGTTGCGAAACGCGATCGTTCGCCAGCTCGAACTCGACGGTCCAACTCCCTTGCTGCCACCGGGCACGCCATGGGTTCAAGGAGCGAAGCAAGTTATCGAGGTCGAACGGCGCCTTACTCAGCTCGGCAAGATACCAACGGCAGGGCGCGTCTATTCCGGTCTCACATTCGGTTTTTGGAAGTCGATGTTTGAGAACGACTACGAGGAGCTTTGGCGGCACTCACTGAAGTTCGTCTTCCGCCACTCACGAGCAGATCGACCTGTGATCCTGGCCTACCTCGAATCGCTCAACCGCCTTCGGAATCGCATCGCCCACCATGGCAGCCTCGTCGAACTGGACGTGCGGGGGGAGGTACAGAAGATCATTCGGCTTGCGGGTTGGATCGATCCGGATGCCGGTCGGTGGATGAGTTCGCTCGAGCAAGTGAATGCAGTCTCCCAGGTGCGACCGATCAAACCGCCCCGCAACGTGATCCTTGTCCCTGCCTCCGAGGCGTGGGAACTTTACGCGAACCTCAAGCAGAACGTCTACGTGTTTCCGGCGGGCCGCTCTGTACGGGTTGTAGATCATCTTGCGTTCTACGCGGACCAAGAGGTGAAACCGGTGGTTCCGAAGATTCTTCATTGGTTCGACGCGATCGATTGGAGTAAACAGAACGCTTCGCGCTTGGCCAAGACTGGCGACCCGTTCGACAAGATCGTTGCGGGTGCCATATCGACGACCAAAACGAAGAAACCACGGGTGTGGGGCGACAGCGTCTACCAAGTCTTTGTTCTTTCAGGGCCCCGCGATTCGGAAACCCAATCGCTTCCGGCTGCGATTACTCACAGTCGTCGCGGCCGGGGAAGTGCCTTCGCGAAGGGGCAGCGTTACCACGCGATGTCCGAACTGCTGACTGCTAGGGACACTGCCGACTTGGCCTTACCTTGA